A stretch of Anaeromyxobacter dehalogenans 2CP-1 DNA encodes these proteins:
- a CDS encoding ABC transporter substrate-binding protein — MASDRGSSRWSRRQFVKAAGVGALAAAGLPRRARAQGGKTLKIIQWSHFVPGYDKWFDGTFCKQWGEKHGTRVIVDHISIPEINARAAAEVSAQKGHDLFMFLSPPAAYEKQVIDHTEIYQQVEKRWGKVNDLGHKSTFNPKTRKYFAFADSYVPDPGNYRQDLWSQVGFPHGPDTWEDLRKGAAAIKQKIGNPCGIGLSQELDTNMAMRALLWSFGGSVQDAEGRVVINSPQTIQALEFMRALQKEAQTGEVFTWDPSSNNRGILAGKLSFVLNAISVTRTAEKENPEMSKKIQIVPALKGPVRRMAAEHVMDCYVIWKFAENKDGAKQFLVDYLDAFGDAFKASEFYNFPCFPKTVPDIAQQVANDPKGVPPDKYKVLAGVTEWATNVGYPGYATAAVDEVFNTFVIPTMFAKVARDEMPARDAAKAAEAEVKRIFDKWK, encoded by the coding sequence ATGGCAAGCGATCGCGGGTCCTCGAGGTGGAGCCGTCGGCAGTTCGTGAAGGCTGCGGGCGTGGGCGCCCTGGCGGCGGCCGGGCTGCCGCGCCGCGCGCGCGCGCAGGGCGGCAAGACGCTCAAGATCATCCAGTGGAGCCACTTCGTGCCGGGCTACGACAAGTGGTTCGACGGCACCTTCTGCAAGCAGTGGGGCGAGAAGCACGGCACGCGGGTGATCGTCGATCACATCTCCATCCCGGAGATCAACGCCCGCGCCGCCGCCGAGGTCTCCGCGCAGAAGGGCCACGACCTGTTCATGTTCCTCTCGCCGCCGGCGGCGTACGAGAAGCAGGTCATCGACCACACCGAGATCTACCAGCAGGTGGAGAAGCGCTGGGGCAAGGTGAACGACCTCGGGCACAAGTCCACGTTCAACCCGAAGACCAGGAAGTACTTCGCGTTCGCGGACAGCTACGTCCCGGACCCCGGCAACTACCGGCAGGATCTCTGGTCGCAGGTCGGCTTCCCGCACGGCCCGGACACCTGGGAGGACCTGCGCAAGGGTGCCGCGGCCATCAAGCAGAAGATCGGCAACCCGTGCGGCATCGGGCTCTCGCAGGAGCTCGACACGAACATGGCCATGCGCGCGCTGCTCTGGTCGTTCGGCGGCTCGGTGCAGGACGCGGAGGGCCGGGTGGTCATCAATTCGCCGCAGACCATCCAGGCGCTCGAGTTCATGCGCGCGCTGCAGAAGGAGGCGCAGACCGGGGAGGTGTTCACCTGGGATCCCTCCTCGAACAACCGGGGCATCCTGGCCGGCAAGCTCTCCTTCGTGCTGAACGCGATCTCGGTGACGCGCACCGCCGAGAAGGAGAACCCGGAGATGTCGAAGAAGATCCAGATCGTGCCCGCGCTGAAGGGGCCGGTGCGCCGGATGGCGGCCGAGCACGTCATGGACTGCTACGTCATCTGGAAGTTCGCCGAGAACAAGGACGGCGCGAAGCAGTTCCTGGTGGACTACCTGGACGCGTTCGGCGACGCGTTCAAGGCGAGCGAGTTCTACAACTTCCCCTGCTTCCCGAAGACGGTGCCGGACATCGCCCAGCAGGTGGCGAACGACCCGAAGGGCGTGCCGCCGGACAAGTACAAGGTGCTCGCGGGCGTGACCGAGTGGGCCACCAACGTCGGCTACCCCGGCTACGCCACCGCCGCCGTGGACGAGGTGTTCAACACCTTCGTGATCCCGACGATGTTCGCGAAGGTCGCGCGCGACGAGATGCCGGCGCGCGACGCCGCCAAGGCGGCCGAGGCCGAGGTGAAGCGCATCTTCGACAAGTGGAAGTGA
- a CDS encoding ABC transporter ATP-binding protein: protein MAVVETRRLTKIFRKADQGAAVNEVDLATRDGEFLVFLGPSGSGKSTLLRMIAGLEEPTRGDVLIGGRVVTGLPPRARGIAMVFQSYALYPHLSVEQNIGFPLKAHGVPRDRRRERVRWAAELLGIGHLLARKPRELSGGERQRVALARALVREPTVFLLDEPLSNLDAKLRASARTELIQFHARVGTTTIYVTHDQVEAMSMGDRIVVLDKGVVRQVGTPKEVYDEPADTFVATFLGSPPMNLVDGGDVIAGFRPESLLPRATVTGPAVALDVLVQAVEYLGSERILHGVVEGGRFGGRKVVSRMTLGASTGLDEGAVHPLAVAERDLRLFDPGTKRRVPTRELAWR from the coding sequence GTGGCGGTCGTCGAGACGCGGAGGCTCACCAAGATCTTCCGGAAGGCCGACCAGGGCGCCGCGGTCAACGAGGTGGACCTCGCCACCCGCGACGGCGAGTTCCTGGTCTTCCTCGGGCCCTCCGGCTCGGGCAAGTCCACGCTCCTCCGGATGATCGCCGGGCTGGAGGAGCCCACCCGCGGCGACGTGCTCATCGGCGGCCGCGTGGTCACCGGGCTCCCGCCTCGCGCCCGGGGCATCGCCATGGTGTTCCAGAGCTACGCGCTCTACCCGCACCTCTCGGTCGAGCAGAACATCGGCTTCCCGCTCAAGGCGCACGGCGTCCCCCGCGACCGGCGCCGCGAGCGGGTGCGCTGGGCCGCGGAGCTGCTCGGGATCGGCCACCTGCTGGCCCGCAAGCCGCGGGAGCTGTCCGGCGGCGAGCGGCAGCGGGTGGCGCTGGCCCGGGCGCTGGTGCGCGAGCCGACCGTCTTCCTGCTGGACGAGCCGCTCTCGAACCTGGACGCGAAGCTGCGCGCCTCCGCCCGCACCGAGCTGATCCAGTTCCACGCGCGGGTGGGCACCACCACCATCTACGTCACGCACGATCAGGTCGAGGCCATGAGCATGGGCGACCGGATCGTGGTGCTGGACAAGGGGGTGGTGCGGCAGGTGGGCACGCCGAAGGAGGTCTACGACGAGCCGGCCGACACGTTCGTGGCCACGTTCCTGGGCTCGCCGCCCATGAACCTGGTCGACGGCGGCGACGTCATCGCCGGCTTCCGCCCCGAGAGCCTGCTGCCGCGCGCGACCGTGACCGGCCCGGCGGTGGCGCTCGACGTCCTCGTGCAGGCGGTCGAGTACCTCGGCTCCGAGCGGATCCTGCATGGCGTCGTCGAGGGCGGCCGGTTCGGCGGGCGAAAGGTCGTGTCGCGCATGACGCTCGGCGCGAGCACCGGGCTCGACGAGGGCGCGGTGCACCCGCTGGCGGTGGCGGAGCGCGATCTCCGGCTGTTCGACCCGGGCACCAAGCGGCGCGTGCCCACGCGGGAGCTGGCGTGGCGATGA
- a CDS encoding carbohydrate ABC transporter permease → MTPADAARPAAGALRDVPRRRGPSSATWLGVALFTPAVVYILALVGLPLALAFLYSVSDVTVGSEGWSFVGLDNFRSVIRSPTFRRALLDSFVFTVATQVIVLVAATALSLALRERFRGRAAVRFLILLPWVAPISLGAIGWKWILDSIYSVVSWVLARLHLVNRFDPPMWLGEPALAMGSVIAVHAWRMIPFATVIMLAGLTSIPKEIPEAAAVDGAGFWRTHFQITLPMMRPIINVAVLFGVVFTFTDMTVVYILTRGGPYDTTQVLPSLAFFTGVLGSDLAEGAAISVFLVPILVAVAFLMLRVAHRAEVT, encoded by the coding sequence ATGACCCCGGCCGACGCGGCGCGGCCGGCCGCCGGAGCGCTCCGCGACGTCCCGCGCCGCCGCGGCCCGTCTTCGGCGACCTGGCTCGGCGTGGCCCTGTTCACGCCGGCGGTGGTCTACATCCTCGCGCTGGTGGGCCTGCCGCTGGCGCTCGCGTTCCTGTACAGCGTCAGCGACGTCACCGTCGGCTCCGAGGGCTGGTCGTTCGTCGGCCTCGACAACTTCCGCAGCGTGATCCGCAGCCCCACGTTCCGCCGCGCGCTGCTCGACTCCTTCGTCTTCACGGTCGCCACGCAGGTCATCGTGCTGGTCGCGGCCACGGCCCTGTCGCTCGCGCTGCGCGAGCGCTTCCGGGGCCGGGCGGCGGTCCGGTTCCTGATCCTGCTGCCCTGGGTCGCGCCCATCAGCCTCGGCGCGATCGGCTGGAAGTGGATCCTCGACTCCATCTACTCGGTGGTGAGCTGGGTGCTCGCGCGGCTCCACCTCGTGAACCGGTTCGACCCGCCCATGTGGCTGGGCGAGCCGGCGCTCGCCATGGGCTCGGTGATCGCCGTGCACGCCTGGCGCATGATCCCGTTCGCGACCGTGATCATGCTCGCCGGCCTGACCTCCATCCCGAAGGAGATCCCCGAGGCGGCAGCGGTGGACGGGGCCGGGTTCTGGCGCACGCACTTCCAGATCACCCTCCCCATGATGCGGCCGATCATCAACGTCGCCGTGCTGTTCGGGGTGGTCTTCACGTTCACCGACATGACGGTGGTCTACATCCTGACCCGCGGCGGTCCGTACGACACCACCCAGGTGCTGCCGTCGCTGGCGTTCTTCACCGGCGTGCTCGGCTCGGACCTGGCCGAGGGTGCCGCCATCTCGGTGTTCCTGGTGCCCATCCTGGTCGCGGTGGCGTTCCTGATGCTGCGGGTCGCGCACCGGGCCGAGGTGACGTGA
- a CDS encoding carbohydrate ABC transporter permease — protein MIRTQATLGTRIGRWVIVAGFAALLAFPFYWMAITSFKQTSDLYDVEHDPFIFNAAPTLDHLRFLFHETLFLRWFWNTTLAGAAVVVITLLLAVPAAYALARLTGAAGQQLGIGIFLTYLIPPTLLFIPMSRVVAELGLQDTLWAIIVTYPTFTVPFSIWLLMGFFKAIPKDLEEAALVDGLTRFGAFVKLVIPISVSGILTVVIFSFTLVTQEFVYALTFISSAEHQTVSVGVPIYLVRGDVYYWGSLMAACLLASLPIAIVYNVFLDRFIAGFTVGAVK, from the coding sequence GTGATCCGGACGCAGGCGACCCTCGGCACCCGCATCGGCCGCTGGGTGATCGTGGCGGGGTTCGCGGCGCTGCTCGCGTTCCCGTTCTACTGGATGGCGATCACCTCGTTCAAGCAGACCTCGGACCTCTACGATGTCGAGCACGACCCGTTCATCTTCAACGCGGCGCCCACGCTCGACCACCTGCGCTTCCTGTTCCACGAGACGCTGTTCCTGCGCTGGTTCTGGAACACCACGCTGGCCGGCGCGGCGGTGGTGGTCATCACGCTCCTGCTCGCGGTCCCGGCCGCGTACGCGCTGGCGCGGCTCACCGGCGCGGCGGGGCAGCAGCTCGGCATCGGCATCTTCCTCACCTACCTCATCCCGCCCACCCTGCTCTTCATCCCCATGTCCCGGGTCGTCGCGGAGCTCGGGCTGCAGGACACGCTCTGGGCCATCATCGTCACCTACCCGACGTTCACCGTCCCGTTCTCGATCTGGCTGCTGATGGGCTTCTTCAAGGCCATCCCCAAGGACCTGGAGGAGGCGGCGCTGGTGGACGGGCTGACCCGGTTCGGCGCGTTCGTGAAGCTCGTCATCCCGATCTCGGTCTCGGGGATCCTGACGGTGGTGATCTTCTCGTTCACGCTGGTGACGCAGGAGTTCGTGTACGCGCTCACCTTCATCTCCTCGGCCGAGCACCAGACGGTGAGCGTGGGCGTCCCCATCTACCTGGTGCGCGGCGACGTCTACTACTGGGGCTCGCTCATGGCGGCCTGCCTGCTGGCGAGCCTGCCCATCGCGATCGTCTACAACGTGTTCCTGGATCGCTTCATCGCCGGCTTCACCGTCGGCGCGGTGAAGTGA
- a CDS encoding BON domain-containing protein, with protein sequence MWFERRSRAWGGSVPSFLAGAALGALAAALLDPRRGAARRALVRDKATSAARQARREAERRAKDVANRARGRRHELAHADERVPDDILVERVRAHMGRPVSHARSIQVHADDGIVTLAGPILRDEVQGLLTAIGQVRGVRRIDNRLEVHDAPGKHPGLQS encoded by the coding sequence ATGTGGTTCGAACGACGGAGCCGGGCGTGGGGCGGGAGCGTGCCGTCCTTCCTCGCGGGCGCCGCCCTCGGCGCGCTCGCCGCCGCGCTGCTCGACCCGCGCCGCGGCGCAGCCCGCCGCGCGCTGGTCCGGGACAAGGCCACCTCGGCCGCCCGCCAGGCGAGGCGCGAGGCGGAGCGGCGCGCGAAGGACGTGGCCAACCGGGCGCGCGGGAGGCGCCACGAGCTCGCGCACGCGGACGAGCGCGTGCCCGACGACATCCTGGTCGAGCGGGTGCGCGCGCACATGGGTCGTCCGGTGAGCCACGCCCGGTCGATCCAGGTGCACGCCGACGATGGCATCGTGACGCTGGCCGGCCCGATCCTGCGGGACGAGGTCCAGGGCCTGCTCACGGCGATCGGGCAGGTGCGCGGCGTCCGCCGGATCGACAACCGGCTCGAGGTGCACGACGCGCCGGGCAAGCACCCGGGCCTGCAGAGCTAG
- a CDS encoding sigma-70 family RNA polymerase sigma factor, which produces MTTVDQLETHRAALTGHCYRMLGSAAEADDAVQETLLRAWRSLERFEGRSSLRTWLYRIATRVCLDALEDRARRARPVDLGPAGTAADALEALPGERWIEPIPDAQAIPADVDPAEQVLLRESIRLAFVAALQQLPPRQRAALLLADVLGWSAAEIAGDLDTSVAAVNSMLQRARATLPARDPSGPGAALSQAEAVLLERYVDAFERYDVAALTATLREDACFSMPPFSLWLRGREAVAAWLTGPGAGCRGSRLVPTAASGLPAFAQYRPAGPGVHRPWALLVLEPAPGGIAAWTAFLDTATLFPRFGLPSELTS; this is translated from the coding sequence ATGACCACGGTCGATCAGCTGGAGACGCACCGGGCGGCGCTCACCGGTCACTGCTACCGGATGCTGGGCTCCGCCGCCGAGGCGGACGACGCGGTCCAGGAGACGCTGCTGCGCGCCTGGCGCAGCCTCGAGCGCTTCGAGGGACGCTCGTCGCTCCGCACCTGGCTGTACCGGATCGCCACCCGGGTGTGCCTCGACGCGCTGGAGGACCGGGCGCGGCGGGCCCGCCCGGTGGATCTCGGGCCGGCCGGCACCGCGGCGGACGCGCTCGAGGCGCTCCCTGGGGAGCGCTGGATCGAGCCCATCCCCGACGCGCAGGCGATCCCGGCCGACGTCGATCCCGCCGAGCAGGTGCTGCTGCGCGAGAGCATCCGGCTCGCGTTCGTGGCCGCGCTCCAGCAGCTGCCGCCGCGCCAGCGGGCCGCGCTGCTCCTGGCGGACGTGCTGGGCTGGTCGGCCGCGGAGATCGCCGGCGACCTCGACACGTCCGTGGCGGCCGTGAACAGCATGCTGCAGCGGGCCCGCGCGACGCTGCCGGCGCGGGATCCCTCCGGCCCCGGCGCCGCGCTGTCGCAGGCCGAGGCCGTGCTGCTCGAGCGCTACGTGGACGCCTTCGAGCGCTACGACGTGGCGGCGCTCACCGCGACGCTCCGCGAGGACGCCTGCTTCTCCATGCCGCCGTTCTCGCTCTGGCTGCGGGGGCGCGAGGCGGTGGCGGCCTGGCTCACGGGCCCGGGCGCCGGCTGCCGCGGCTCGCGCCTGGTGCCCACCGCCGCGAGCGGCCTGCCCGCGTTCGCGCAGTACCGGCCCGCCGGCCCCGGCGTCCACCGCCCCTGGGCGCTCCTCGTGCTGGAGCCGGCGCCCGGCGGGATCGCCGCCTGGACCGCGTTCCTCGACACGGCCACCCTGTTCCCGCGCTTCGGCCTCCCGTCCGAGCTCACCTCGTAG
- a CDS encoding YciI family protein, whose protein sequence is MRFLIMHRTTPAWEAGARPGPELIARVGAMISAMQAADVLRAGEGLRSSAQGVRLRFTAGHRAVLAGPFRPENELPAGFVILRVASIEDAAEWGARLGQALGGDGVEVDVRPVTEAWDLGVAPAPEGLATRRYMALHKATAATEAEEPAPPARAGAVRRVLEEMRAAGVLLADEALRPSARGQRLRFGRGGVTVVDGPFAESKELMGGYVIVDVPSLAEARGWAERYGVAVGCPEVDLRAIAEPALSAATR, encoded by the coding sequence ATGCGCTTCCTGATCATGCACCGGACCACGCCGGCGTGGGAGGCGGGCGCGAGGCCGGGGCCGGAGCTGATCGCGCGGGTGGGCGCGATGATCTCGGCGATGCAGGCCGCGGACGTGCTGCGCGCGGGCGAGGGGCTCCGGTCGAGCGCGCAGGGCGTCCGGCTCCGGTTCACCGCGGGTCACCGCGCGGTGCTGGCCGGTCCGTTCAGGCCGGAGAACGAGCTCCCGGCGGGGTTCGTGATCCTGCGCGTCGCCTCGATCGAGGACGCGGCGGAGTGGGGCGCGCGCCTGGGCCAGGCGCTCGGTGGCGACGGCGTGGAGGTGGACGTGCGCCCGGTGACCGAGGCGTGGGATCTCGGCGTCGCGCCGGCGCCGGAGGGGCTGGCGACGCGCCGATACATGGCGCTCCACAAGGCCACCGCCGCCACCGAGGCGGAGGAGCCGGCGCCGCCCGCGCGCGCGGGCGCGGTCCGGCGCGTGCTCGAGGAGATGCGCGCCGCCGGCGTGCTGCTCGCCGACGAGGCGCTCCGGCCCAGCGCCCGCGGGCAGCGCCTCCGCTTCGGGCGCGGCGGGGTCACCGTCGTGGACGGGCCGTTCGCCGAGTCGAAGGAGCTGATGGGGGGCTACGTCATCGTGGACGTGCCGTCGCTGGCCGAGGCGCGCGGCTGGGCCGAGCGCTACGGGGTGGCCGTGGGGTGCCCGGAGGTGGACCTGCGGGCCATCGCCGAGCCGGCCCTGAGCGCGGCTACGAGGTGA
- a CDS encoding DoxX family protein produces the protein MELTTDIGGRNTAGAEPVQAGATSRTAVWTGRVLSGLAIAFLALDAMGKLVRAAPVLEGTQQLGFPLDTVVGIGATLLACVALYAVPRTAALGAILLTAYLGGAVATQVRVGNPLFSHVLFPTYVAALIWGGLVLRDRRLRVALLRGRAAREAEEASWGR, from the coding sequence ATGGAGCTGACGACGGACATCGGTGGGCGGAACACGGCGGGCGCGGAGCCGGTGCAGGCGGGCGCGACCTCGAGGACCGCGGTGTGGACCGGTCGCGTGCTGAGTGGCCTCGCCATCGCGTTCCTCGCGCTCGACGCCATGGGGAAGCTGGTGCGGGCGGCGCCGGTGCTGGAGGGGACGCAGCAGCTCGGGTTCCCGCTCGACACGGTGGTGGGGATCGGCGCGACGCTGCTCGCCTGCGTGGCGCTGTACGCCGTCCCGCGCACCGCGGCGCTCGGCGCGATCCTGCTCACCGCGTATCTGGGCGGCGCGGTCGCGACGCAGGTGCGGGTGGGGAACCCGCTGTTCAGCCACGTGCTGTTCCCCACCTACGTCGCCGCGCTGATCTGGGGCGGCCTGGTGCTGCGCGACCGGCGGCTGCGGGTGGCCCTGCTGCGGGGGCGCGCCGCCCGCGAGGCCGAGGAGGCGTCATGGGGCAGGTGA
- a CDS encoding carboxymuconolactone decarboxylase family protein, with amino-acid sequence MQPRIDHGKVAPGALRAMYALEQYVRGSGLDLTLYHLVKLRASYLNGCAFCVDMHTKEARAHGETEQRLYAVPVWRETPFFTPRERAALAWTETVTLIGQTGVPDEAFEAARQEFEEAELVNLSMAIVAINGWNRLAVSFRAPVGTYQVGANRAPAEPAAQRA; translated from the coding sequence ATGCAGCCGAGAATCGATCACGGGAAGGTCGCGCCGGGGGCCCTGCGGGCGATGTACGCGCTCGAGCAGTACGTGCGGGGCTCGGGGCTGGACCTGACGCTGTACCACCTGGTGAAGCTGCGGGCGTCGTACCTGAACGGCTGCGCGTTCTGCGTGGACATGCACACCAAGGAGGCCCGCGCGCACGGCGAGACCGAGCAGCGGCTGTACGCGGTGCCGGTCTGGCGGGAGACCCCGTTCTTCACGCCGCGCGAGCGCGCCGCGCTCGCCTGGACGGAGACCGTCACGCTCATCGGCCAGACCGGCGTGCCGGACGAGGCGTTCGAGGCGGCGCGGCAGGAGTTCGAGGAGGCGGAGCTGGTGAACCTCAGCATGGCGATCGTCGCCATCAACGGGTGGAACCGCCTGGCCGTCTCGTTCCGGGCGCCCGTCGGCACGTACCAGGTCGGCGCGAACCGTGCCCCCGCGGAGCCCGCGGCGCAACGAGCCTAG
- the sigJ gene encoding RNA polymerase sigma factor SigJ codes for MMTTSATTPGHPAERSSAFERLRPRLFGIAYRMLGTVPDAEDVLQTAYLRWHEADVAAVQNPEAWLVAVTSRLAVDRLRQASGERQRYVGDWLPEPLVTGAAPPADARSELASDLSMAFLVLLERLSPDERAALLLRDVFGAGYAEIARVLDRSEEACRQVVHRARLRVREGRPRFEVPLEAKHRLVARFLDRLAAADEQALLALVSDDATWTSDGGGKVHVARGLRGSARIVRFMLNVARKGAGRTRRELVWVNGEPAILTTLDGRPFSTISFATDGERVTAFYAVLNPDKLRRVEPARAR; via the coding sequence ATGATGACCACCTCCGCCACCACGCCTGGACACCCCGCGGAGCGGAGCTCGGCGTTCGAGCGCCTCCGCCCCCGCCTGTTCGGCATCGCCTACCGCATGCTCGGCACCGTCCCGGACGCGGAGGACGTGCTGCAGACCGCCTACCTGCGCTGGCACGAGGCGGACGTCGCGGCGGTGCAGAACCCGGAGGCCTGGCTGGTGGCGGTCACGAGCCGGCTCGCGGTCGATCGGCTGCGCCAGGCGAGCGGCGAGCGCCAGCGCTACGTCGGCGACTGGTTGCCCGAGCCGCTCGTCACCGGCGCCGCGCCTCCCGCCGACGCGCGCTCCGAGCTGGCCTCCGACCTGTCCATGGCGTTCCTGGTGCTGCTCGAGCGGCTCTCGCCGGACGAGCGCGCCGCGCTGCTGCTCCGCGACGTGTTCGGCGCCGGCTACGCGGAGATCGCCAGGGTGCTGGACCGGAGCGAGGAGGCCTGCCGCCAGGTGGTGCACCGGGCGCGGCTGCGGGTGCGCGAGGGGCGGCCGCGGTTCGAGGTGCCGCTCGAGGCCAAGCACCGGCTGGTGGCTCGCTTCCTGGACCGGCTGGCCGCGGCCGACGAGCAGGCACTGCTCGCGCTCGTGTCCGACGACGCCACCTGGACCTCCGACGGCGGCGGCAAGGTCCACGTCGCTCGCGGGCTCCGCGGCAGCGCGCGCATCGTCCGGTTCATGCTGAACGTGGCCCGCAAGGGCGCCGGCCGGACGCGGCGCGAGCTGGTGTGGGTCAACGGCGAGCCCGCCATCCTCACCACCCTCGACGGCCGGCCGTTCTCGACCATCTCGTTCGCCACCGACGGCGAGCGCGTGACCGCGTTCTACGCGGTGCTCAACCCGGACAAGTTGCGGCGGGTCGAGCCCGCTCGGGCGCGCTGA
- a CDS encoding LysR family transcriptional regulator — MDEMIDPGDLRLFVAVAQQSSFVAASRRTGVPTSTVSRAVARLEERLGVRLLHRTSRRVSATDEGARLLARAAPLLDQLRDLLEDAADREEEPSGRLRVTAPVVTGAERVGRALIAYAAAHPRVSVDLRLTNSVLSLVEEGLDLAFRVGPVAEADVVARRLWAIPSALAASPEVVARALGGRRRVDAATLARAPAVVTHPGRPWRFLGADGVVRELRPNERFAATDPRVAVEAALAGLGVVRAPAEMIARAGGLVALECALGEPEGRELFAVYPSRRLVPRRVRDAIEWVRRTGPGGSDVARRRRPPG, encoded by the coding sequence ATGGATGAGATGATCGATCCGGGGGACCTGCGGCTGTTCGTGGCGGTGGCGCAGCAGTCGAGCTTCGTGGCGGCGTCCCGGCGCACCGGCGTCCCGACCAGCACCGTCAGCCGCGCGGTGGCGCGCCTGGAGGAGCGGCTCGGGGTCCGCCTGCTGCACCGCACCTCCCGGCGCGTCTCCGCCACGGACGAGGGGGCGCGGCTGCTCGCGCGCGCGGCGCCGCTGCTCGATCAGCTCCGGGACCTGCTCGAGGACGCGGCCGATCGCGAGGAGGAGCCCTCCGGCAGGCTGCGGGTGACGGCGCCGGTGGTGACGGGCGCGGAGCGGGTCGGCCGGGCGCTCATCGCGTACGCGGCGGCCCACCCGCGCGTCAGCGTGGACCTGCGGCTCACCAACTCGGTGCTGAGCCTGGTGGAGGAGGGGCTCGACCTGGCGTTCCGGGTCGGGCCGGTCGCCGAGGCCGACGTGGTGGCGCGCCGGCTCTGGGCGATCCCGTCCGCGCTGGCGGCCTCGCCGGAGGTGGTCGCGCGCGCGCTCGGGGGCCGGCGGCGGGTGGACGCGGCGACGCTGGCGCGGGCGCCGGCGGTGGTGACGCACCCGGGCCGGCCGTGGCGGTTCCTGGGTGCGGACGGGGTGGTGCGCGAGCTGCGGCCGAACGAGCGCTTCGCGGCGACCGACCCGCGCGTCGCGGTCGAGGCCGCGCTGGCGGGGCTCGGCGTGGTGCGCGCGCCGGCCGAGATGATCGCCCGCGCGGGAGGGCTGGTGGCGCTGGAGTGCGCGCTGGGGGAGCCGGAGGGGCGGGAGCTGTTCGCGGTCTACCCGTCGCGGCGGCTCGTGCCCCGGCGCGTGCGCGACGCCATCGAGTGGGTCCGGCGCACGGGACCGGGCGGCTCCGACGTCGCGCGCCGCCGGCGCCCGCCCGGCTGA
- a CDS encoding SDR family oxidoreductase, with protein sequence MTTTTGAGLKDRTVVVVGGGSGIGLAVAREALARGAEVVLAGRSRERLARALGTLGAGARARAVAADVRQEDEVMRLFREVPAADHVVATAVVPAYQPIAAFDLEAARAVVDSKLLGALLLAKHGAPRLRPGGSLTFTTGIAADRPMPRGAMIAAVNGALAAFVRAAALELAPLRVNALSPGWVDTEIWDAVAGDGKAATFAAMAERLPARRIGRPEDVAHAAAFLMENGFTTGSVLRVDGGHPLV encoded by the coding sequence ATGACGACGACGACTGGGGCCGGGCTGAAGGATCGGACGGTGGTGGTGGTGGGCGGCGGGTCGGGCATCGGCCTCGCGGTCGCGCGGGAGGCGCTGGCGCGCGGCGCGGAGGTGGTGCTGGCGGGGCGCTCCCGGGAGCGCCTGGCGCGCGCGCTCGGAACGCTCGGCGCCGGCGCGCGGGCGCGGGCCGTCGCGGCCGACGTCCGGCAGGAGGACGAGGTGATGCGGCTGTTCCGGGAGGTCCCGGCCGCCGACCACGTGGTCGCGACGGCGGTCGTGCCCGCGTACCAGCCCATCGCCGCGTTCGACCTCGAGGCGGCCCGCGCGGTGGTGGACTCGAAGCTGCTCGGCGCGCTGCTGCTCGCGAAGCACGGGGCGCCCAGGCTGCGGCCGGGCGGCTCGCTCACGTTCACCACCGGGATCGCCGCGGATCGCCCGATGCCACGGGGCGCGATGATCGCCGCCGTGAACGGCGCGCTGGCCGCCTTCGTGCGGGCCGCGGCGCTGGAGCTCGCCCCGCTGCGGGTGAACGCGCTCTCGCCCGGGTGGGTGGACACGGAGATCTGGGACGCGGTCGCCGGCGACGGCAAGGCGGCGACGTTCGCCGCGATGGCCGAGCGGCTCCCCGCCCGCCGGATCGGGCGGCCGGAGGACGTCGCCCACGCCGCCGCGTTCCTGATGGAGAACGGCTTCACCACCGGGAGCGTGCTCCGGGTGGACGGGGGGCATCCGCTGGTCTAG